Proteins from one Flavobacterium branchiarum genomic window:
- a CDS encoding DUF6046 domain-containing protein, whose protein sequence is MFSTNTVVDLVKLYKTYFANSPYFITDKDSLQPTTEETGYSITTENTRPKGSIDYSSKNIPFNKIGAYGQAIWFPVTLKTTTIDNNGNAVFVEIEIEACTVGVNLMKEIVRTPVSERKGKVKECFAIDDYKFTIKGFLIGKNKMVPEDQITTLKQIFESTSPVELHGGYPEIFLDDSCQVAVSTLDFPEVQGKAVWIRPFSMTLETDYILDLII, encoded by the coding sequence ATGTTTAGTACAAATACAGTAGTTGATTTAGTAAAATTATATAAAACCTATTTTGCAAACTCACCTTATTTTATTACTGATAAGGATTCTTTACAACCCACAACAGAAGAAACGGGATATTCCATAACAACTGAAAATACACGTCCAAAAGGTAGTATTGATTATTCAAGTAAAAATATTCCTTTCAATAAAATTGGTGCTTACGGACAGGCGATTTGGTTTCCTGTAACTCTTAAAACAACAACAATTGATAATAATGGTAATGCTGTTTTTGTAGAGATTGAAATCGAAGCCTGTACCGTTGGCGTTAATTTAATGAAGGAAATAGTTAGAACCCCTGTAAGTGAGCGTAAAGGAAAAGTAAAAGAGTGTTTTGCTATTGATGATTATAAATTTACAATAAAAGGTTTTTTAATTGGAAAAAACAAAATGGTCCCTGAAGATCAAATAACTACTTTAAAACAAATTTTTGAGAGTACTAGCCCTGTTGAGCTACATGGCGGTTATCCAGAAATATTTTTAGATGATAGTTGTCAAGTTGCTGTAAGTACTTTGGATTTTCCAGAAGTACAAGGAAAAGCAGTCTGGATACGCCCTTTTTCGATGACCCTTGAAACGGATTATATATTGGACTTAATCATATAA
- a CDS encoding outer membrane beta-barrel protein, giving the protein MMICSMAMVAQTEKAEKPESWYFKLGGSYFLQTAATEFPTVGGNLPLSKTYVGGKLVSEESVTGSFGEGFRTGITAGYRFNARLGVELGVNYYTSNDKTMAQTKSDLPITPAGVYSFKSVGQITAFDLAPALVLFLGEHKGFEPYTKVGILVPIHGDLEITTEAYAPIAFAPNGAPTAFGNVHSVDKVKPNPTLGFVAALGTSYKLGKNISVFGELEYRNFTVHGKTKETTEFTVNGNDALATRSTAQIHTNYGNSLNTTSNNVLTNPTGFDKTKPMDELSSYVGISGLGLTLGLKYSL; this is encoded by the coding sequence ATGATGATTTGTTCAATGGCAATGGTAGCCCAAACTGAAAAGGCAGAAAAACCGGAAAGTTGGTACTTTAAATTAGGAGGATCTTATTTCTTGCAAACAGCAGCGACTGAGTTTCCAACTGTAGGAGGGAATCTTCCTTTGAGTAAAACTTATGTTGGTGGAAAATTAGTTTCTGAAGAAAGTGTAACAGGTTCTTTTGGTGAAGGTTTTAGAACAGGCATAACGGCTGGATATAGATTTAATGCTCGTTTAGGAGTTGAGTTAGGTGTTAATTATTACACTAGTAATGATAAGACTATGGCGCAAACTAAATCAGATTTGCCTATTACGCCAGCTGGTGTTTATAGCTTTAAATCTGTTGGGCAAATTACAGCCTTTGATTTAGCTCCTGCTTTAGTGTTGTTTTTAGGAGAACACAAAGGTTTTGAGCCGTACACAAAAGTTGGTATTTTGGTGCCAATTCATGGTGATTTAGAGATTACTACTGAGGCTTATGCTCCAATCGCTTTTGCTCCAAATGGTGCTCCAACTGCTTTTGGAAATGTTCATAGTGTTGATAAAGTAAAACCAAACCCAACTCTTGGTTTTGTTGCTGCTTTGGGAACATCTTATAAATTAGGAAAAAACATTTCTGTTTTTGGAGAATTAGAGTACCGTAACTTTACAGTACATGGAAAAACTAAAGAAACTACAGAATTTACTGTTAATGGTAATGATGCTTTAGCGACAAGAAGTACGGCACAGATTCATACAAATTATGGTAATTCTTTGAATACAACTTCTAATAATGTTTTAACGAATCCTACTGGTTTTGATAAAACAAAGCCAATGGACGAGTTGAGCTCTTATGTTGGTATTAGTGGATTAGGTCTTACTTTAGGACTTAAATATAGTCTATAA
- a CDS encoding tape measure protein: protein MNNTIDFVLRMRDMASSNLTRLGSTSQSVFNRMSQSANQMTGRNRILGMSFAELQNKIRQVEDTISRSTIPSQIAMARRELASLQRQSVSHSGNTSFSSGSSSKGLGVGGVAIGSMIGNLASSGVSMLLNVVTAGVGTMIEKSFEKERAITGLTTFLGKQGAQDAYKNIREDANATPFDTASLLEVNRSLISAGLNAKAARTDTMNLANAVSAVGGGNDILSRMAANMQQIKTVGKATAMDIRQFGIAGINIYTMLAQSTGKSIDQVKEMEVTYEDLAKTLAMANSKGGIYEGAMAAQSQTKSGKWDTVKDNFTTAASDLGDAFSPVINKFLDMGIKFANGIGPMIERAQPYIDAFANGVGKAVDYVTQIVSGTGKWSEWVAIAKSLFNVMYPIIQNIALKLWDFVSRIVEFVRKSEILKDVFRFIGWYMKNIGDAIGVVLDGILWVWNNLVEPILNKIEAFYKWIKGNNTINVKGTKTLITPKTPKDESPDDSPLGAGGSLMASNNASGKSAGETVSGSGPKVVNIQVGKFFENLQFTTMNANESVDEMERIVMECLARIVYNGSKMV, encoded by the coding sequence ATGAATAACACGATTGATTTTGTTTTAAGAATGCGTGACATGGCAAGCTCGAACCTAACCCGATTAGGTTCGACTTCTCAGTCCGTGTTTAACAGGATGAGTCAATCGGCTAATCAAATGACTGGTCGCAACCGTATTTTAGGAATGAGCTTTGCCGAGCTACAGAATAAAATTAGACAAGTTGAAGACACAATTAGCAGAAGTACTATTCCTAGTCAAATTGCAATGGCTCGACGTGAGCTAGCCTCTTTACAAAGGCAATCGGTTAGTCATTCGGGCAATACAAGTTTTTCCTCTGGTAGCAGTTCTAAAGGTTTAGGTGTTGGAGGCGTTGCAATTGGTTCTATGATTGGCAATTTAGCTTCCTCTGGTGTTTCAATGTTGCTAAACGTGGTAACTGCTGGTGTTGGCACAATGATTGAAAAAAGCTTTGAAAAAGAGCGAGCAATTACTGGATTGACTACTTTTTTAGGCAAGCAGGGCGCGCAAGATGCATATAAAAATATTAGAGAGGATGCAAATGCAACGCCTTTTGATACTGCCTCGCTTTTAGAGGTAAATCGTTCTTTGATTTCAGCGGGACTGAATGCTAAGGCAGCCAGAACTGATACTATGAATTTAGCTAACGCCGTTTCGGCTGTTGGTGGCGGAAATGATATTTTATCAAGGATGGCCGCTAATATGCAACAAATTAAGACAGTCGGGAAAGCTACAGCAATGGACATTCGACAATTTGGAATAGCCGGAATTAATATTTATACCATGTTGGCACAATCAACAGGCAAAAGTATTGACCAGGTCAAGGAAATGGAAGTCACTTATGAAGACCTTGCAAAAACTCTGGCGATGGCAAATTCTAAAGGAGGTATTTATGAGGGAGCTATGGCGGCGCAATCGCAAACAAAATCTGGAAAATGGGACACTGTTAAGGATAACTTTACGACTGCAGCATCTGATTTAGGTGATGCGTTTTCACCAGTTATCAATAAGTTTCTCGATATGGGAATTAAGTTCGCTAATGGTATTGGTCCTATGATTGAGCGTGCACAACCTTATATCGATGCATTTGCCAACGGTGTAGGTAAAGCGGTCGACTATGTTACCCAAATTGTTAGCGGTACAGGCAAGTGGAGTGAATGGGTTGCAATAGCTAAAAGCCTTTTTAACGTCATGTACCCAATTATCCAAAACATAGCTCTTAAGCTTTGGGATTTTGTAAGTCGAATAGTAGAGTTTGTGCGTAAAAGTGAAATTCTAAAGGACGTTTTTAGGTTTATTGGATGGTACATGAAAAATATTGGTGATGCTATAGGTGTTGTTTTAGATGGCATTCTTTGGGTTTGGAACAACCTTGTAGAACCTATTTTAAATAAAATAGAAGCTTTTTACAAGTGGATAAAAGGCAATAATACAATTAATGTAAAAGGTACAAAAACCTTAATTACTCCTAAGACACCAAAAGATGAAAGTCCAGACGATTCGCCATTAGGTGCCGGAGGTTCATTAATGGCTTCAAATAACGCATCTGGAAAATCAGCGGGTGAAACCGTTTCCGGTTCGGGTCCAAAAGTGGTAAATATCCAAGTAGGAAAGTTTTTTGAAAACCTGCAATTTACTACCATGAACGCCAACGAATCAGTTGATGAAATGGAAAGAATTGTAATGGAATGTTTAGCGAGAATAGTATATAACGGTTCAAAAATGGTTTAA
- a CDS encoding BspA family leucine-rich repeat surface protein translates to MGALIQNTVFGKSKYKPFISTWKTDNLSTGSSQINQIKLPLTAGGIYNFSVDWGDGTVSRITSWNQAEATHTFSNVGIYQVIITGKCDGFIFRGTGDKMKLMTIQRWGSFFFTINGSAFDGCVNLTLTNVEDIPELKMVRGLSFTFRDCISLTTINHLELWDTSNIRGMTGLFQGAKSFNQDIGGWNVVSVENMIRMFDEATNFDNGGSSSINNWNTSKVVLMEGMFNGCKIFNQDISNWNTSTVINMGTMFSDCLSFNQPIGGWDTSKVTDMRTMFNSAKSFNQPIDSWDVNNVNNMKAMFYNALNFDQNIGNWNVSNVINFKDFMKTKTPTTFSAVHLDALYNGWSTRILKANLEIDFGSSKYTSGSAASRAVLTSAPNNWVIKDGGQTT, encoded by the coding sequence ATGGGAGCGTTAATACAAAATACAGTTTTTGGAAAGAGCAAATACAAACCATTTATCTCTACTTGGAAAACGGACAATCTTTCAACTGGGTCAAGTCAAATAAACCAAATAAAACTACCACTCACCGCTGGTGGAATTTATAACTTTAGTGTTGATTGGGGAGATGGCACAGTATCTAGAATTACATCTTGGAATCAGGCAGAAGCTACCCACACTTTTTCAAACGTTGGAATTTATCAGGTCATTATTACTGGTAAATGTGATGGATTTATATTTAGAGGTACTGGTGACAAGATGAAATTAATGACTATTCAACGATGGGGGAGCTTTTTTTTTACTATTAATGGTAGTGCCTTTGACGGCTGTGTAAATCTTACACTTACTAATGTCGAAGATATACCAGAATTAAAGATGGTTAGAGGTTTATCATTTACATTTAGGGATTGTATATCGTTAACAACAATAAACCATCTAGAACTTTGGGATACTTCAAATATTAGGGGCATGACAGGTCTCTTTCAAGGCGCTAAAAGTTTTAATCAAGATATAGGTGGATGGAATGTTGTGTCTGTTGAAAATATGATAAGAATGTTTGATGAAGCAACTAATTTTGACAATGGGGGTAGCTCAAGTATAAATAACTGGAATACTTCAAAAGTGGTATTAATGGAAGGAATGTTCAATGGTTGCAAAATATTTAATCAAGATATCAGCAATTGGAATACTTCAACAGTTATTAACATGGGTACAATGTTTAGTGATTGCTTATCCTTCAATCAACCTATAGGAGGTTGGGACACTTCAAAAGTTACTGATATGAGAACTATGTTTAATTCTGCTAAAAGTTTTAATCAACCTATTGACTCATGGGATGTTAATAATGTTAACAATATGAAAGCTATGTTTTATAACGCTTTAAATTTCGACCAAAATATAGGTAATTGGAATGTATCAAATGTAATTAATTTCAAAGATTTTATGAAAACAAAAACTCCAACAACATTTTCAGCAGTACACTTAGACGCCTTATATAATGGTTGGAGCACAAGGATTTTGAAAGCAAATTTAGAAATAGATTTTGGAAGTTCTAAATATACATCTGGATCTGCAGCTTCACGAGCAGTACTTACGTCTGCCCCTAACAATTGGGTTATTAAAGATGGTGGACAAACTACATAA
- a CDS encoding CHAP domain-containing protein yields MSTLGQKTLAVSITQLGVEEIPKNSNAGPAVEKYLKSVGLGKGYAWCMAFVYWCTKEASIQLGITNPLAKTAGVLAMLNFKKELVVKEPQPGDIFIMDFGKGQGHTGLVEKVEKNIIHTIEGNTNDDGSREGYKVCRRKRNKSTIKAYLRV; encoded by the coding sequence GTGAGCACATTAGGACAAAAAACATTAGCTGTATCGATTACACAGTTAGGAGTTGAAGAAATTCCAAAAAACAGTAACGCAGGTCCAGCAGTAGAAAAATATTTAAAGTCTGTAGGACTTGGCAAAGGCTATGCTTGGTGTATGGCATTTGTTTATTGGTGCACCAAAGAAGCATCAATACAATTAGGTATCACAAATCCTCTTGCAAAAACTGCAGGAGTTTTGGCAATGCTAAACTTTAAAAAAGAATTAGTAGTTAAGGAACCACAGCCCGGAGACATTTTTATCATGGACTTTGGCAAAGGTCAAGGACATACTGGATTAGTTGAAAAGGTAGAAAAAAACATTATCCACACCATTGAAGGTAATACTAACGATGATGGTAGCCGGGAAGGTTACAAAGTGTGTCGAAGAAAACGAAACAAATCCACAATTAAAGCATATTTAAGAGTATGA
- a CDS encoding thymidylate synthase has product MELKPIDLLELFESHGLAKKKLKDELNLFMQGERSTEAYRGIGISWWDYCGPILVNSYPTYFEQLPKLIKKINKEQRTSKNYVLFLGSNNTESNQQPCLSLIQFQITSGKLVVSAYQRSSDASLGLPSDIYHLYLISKQINVPLKSITLFLGNVHIYENNLEATHELLGGGIATFCLNVG; this is encoded by the coding sequence TTGGAGTTAAAACCAATTGACTTACTGGAATTATTTGAAAGTCATGGTTTAGCTAAAAAGAAACTCAAGGATGAATTAAATTTATTCATGCAAGGCGAACGATCCACAGAGGCTTATCGTGGCATAGGGATATCTTGGTGGGATTATTGCGGTCCTATTTTAGTTAACAGCTACCCAACGTACTTTGAACAGCTACCAAAATTGATTAAGAAAATCAATAAAGAGCAACGTACGTCAAAGAATTATGTACTTTTTTTAGGTTCTAACAACACTGAGAGTAATCAACAACCGTGTTTAAGTTTGATTCAGTTTCAAATAACGAGTGGCAAACTGGTTGTAAGCGCATATCAAAGAAGCTCAGATGCTTCACTAGGTTTACCGAGCGACATCTATCACTTGTATTTGATAAGTAAACAAATCAACGTACCGTTGAAGTCTATTACATTGTTCTTAGGCAATGTGCATATTTATGAAAATAACCTTGAAGCCACCCATGAGCTACTTGGAGGCGGTATAGCAACGTTTTGTTTAAATGTTGGTTAA
- a CDS encoding DUF2586 family protein, whose protein sequence is MELGTGTPKVTVAVASGNLQRQLQIMDGVAGLMGTAQTKIGVIETVFGYDDAIAKGYTVAAEPFLNKAIEVFYQELGGNKALTILGVEDTMTLTQMVTSTNANGLKKLLNSVQGKITIVGLIRKPSEAYAMSENLFLDKDVEDALLASKTLGQYQQSINKPVRMLIEGRVADLEADLFEPNTVGNGFAGVVLGSNLKDGSGASGVALALARSVKYQSHIKIGNGQNGPLTISDAFIGDRAIEDYYPEELDIFANAGYIIMHRRDGSAGYYFARDNMATNDDFRILVHGRIIDKAQRIATAAATPMLETSVRVNADGTINGTDAKDLEETISQQLRSQLAGQVSDIDVNVPTDVDIINTSTGAIEVKVLPLGYLTWIKVKIGLTANL, encoded by the coding sequence ATGGAACTAGGAACCGGAACGCCAAAGGTTACTGTAGCAGTAGCCTCGGGCAACCTCCAACGTCAGTTGCAAATTATGGATGGTGTTGCAGGACTTATGGGAACGGCCCAAACTAAAATAGGTGTAATTGAAACTGTTTTTGGTTATGATGATGCAATAGCAAAGGGTTACACCGTTGCAGCGGAACCATTTTTAAACAAGGCTATTGAGGTGTTCTATCAGGAGTTGGGAGGTAATAAGGCTTTAACTATTCTTGGAGTTGAAGACACAATGACTCTTACGCAAATGGTTACTTCGACTAATGCAAACGGTCTTAAAAAGTTACTTAATTCAGTACAAGGTAAAATCACCATTGTCGGGTTAATTCGCAAGCCAAGCGAGGCTTACGCAATGTCAGAAAATCTCTTTTTGGATAAAGATGTAGAGGACGCATTGTTAGCATCTAAAACATTAGGACAATATCAGCAATCAATCAATAAGCCTGTTAGAATGCTTATTGAGGGTAGAGTTGCCGATTTAGAAGCTGATTTGTTCGAACCTAATACGGTTGGGAATGGTTTTGCGGGTGTTGTACTTGGTAGCAATTTGAAAGATGGTTCTGGCGCCAGTGGTGTTGCTTTGGCTTTGGCCAGATCAGTTAAATACCAATCTCATATAAAAATTGGCAATGGGCAAAATGGTCCTTTGACTATTTCTGATGCATTTATCGGTGACAGAGCTATCGAAGATTATTACCCGGAGGAACTAGATATTTTTGCCAATGCAGGTTACATCATAATGCATCGACGTGACGGATCAGCAGGATATTATTTTGCAAGAGATAATATGGCGACTAATGACGATTTCAGAATCTTAGTGCACGGCAGAATAATTGATAAAGCTCAAAGAATTGCTACAGCAGCCGCAACTCCAATGTTAGAAACTTCTGTTCGTGTGAATGCTGATGGAACCATCAATGGGACCGATGCGAAAGATTTAGAAGAAACAATCTCTCAACAATTGAGATCACAATTAGCGGGTCAGGTAAGTGATATTGATGTTAATGTACCAACTGATGTAGATATAATTAATACTAGCACTGGAGCGATTGAAGTCAAAGTTTTGCCTCTTGGCTATTTGACCTGGATTAAAGTAAAAATAGGTTTAACTGCTAATTTATAG
- a CDS encoding nucleotidyltransferase — protein sequence MAKKITDISNEIYAKIAADSTLPNSISQSAIYRRFIFIISYAIWLLDSLFDTHKAEVTDIIEQQFPHRPSWYRTKAKAFQYGFDLIEDTDKYDNVGFPEEQIENSKIIKYSAVTQSAGQLLIKIATESDGVLSPISTPQKASFDAYMSEITDCGVKYIVVNHLPDILLLNLQIFRDSLVIDNTGMSILYGNFPVQDAILEYMKELPFNGELVLFDLETKLKNIEGVRIPNIVNAESQIIDISTGEYLPPKAINVKTIPESGYFVVPNFDNVKYVV from the coding sequence ATGGCAAAAAAAATAACAGATATTTCAAACGAAATTTACGCTAAAATAGCTGCTGATTCAACGCTCCCAAATTCGATAAGTCAATCAGCAATTTATAGACGATTTATATTTATAATTAGTTATGCAATTTGGCTTTTAGACTCTCTTTTCGATACTCATAAAGCAGAAGTTACTGACATTATAGAGCAACAATTTCCTCATAGACCATCTTGGTACAGAACCAAAGCAAAAGCATTTCAGTATGGTTTTGATTTAATTGAAGATACCGACAAGTATGATAATGTCGGATTTCCGGAGGAACAAATTGAAAATTCTAAAATAATTAAATATTCAGCAGTGACACAATCAGCTGGACAATTGCTGATAAAAATTGCAACTGAAAGCGATGGCGTTTTATCTCCAATTTCTACTCCTCAAAAAGCATCCTTTGATGCCTACATGAGTGAAATTACAGATTGTGGTGTAAAATATATTGTGGTAAATCATTTACCTGACATTTTGCTGTTGAACTTACAAATATTTCGTGATTCATTGGTTATAGACAATACTGGGATGAGTATTTTATACGGGAACTTCCCTGTACAAGATGCTATTTTAGAGTACATGAAGGAGCTTCCTTTTAATGGTGAGTTAGTGTTGTTTGATTTGGAAACAAAATTAAAAAATATTGAAGGGGTAAGAATTCCAAATATCGTAAATGCGGAATCTCAGATTATTGATATTTCTACGGGTGAGTATTTACCACCCAAAGCAATAAATGTAAAGACAATTCCAGAGAGTGGATATTTTGTAGTGCCAAATTTTGATAATGTGAAATATGTGGTATAA
- a CDS encoding terminase gpP N-terminus-related DNA-binding protein yields the protein MGISKAQEREYARILYVNERITFKEIAERTGVTEKTIGKWAELDNWAKLRKSLLTTKEAQLVHWYNQLEALNELIAKRDVPIPESKEADIMSKITANIQRLETEIGLGEYVEVSRKLLTFIQSVDLGDAKKFKNYIDEFINSKLKNG from the coding sequence ATGGGAATTTCCAAAGCACAAGAGCGGGAGTATGCTCGAATATTATATGTAAATGAGCGAATCACTTTTAAAGAGATTGCTGAACGTACAGGCGTAACCGAAAAGACAATAGGAAAGTGGGCAGAATTAGACAATTGGGCGAAGCTTCGAAAAAGCCTATTGACAACTAAGGAGGCGCAACTTGTGCATTGGTATAATCAATTGGAGGCATTAAACGAATTGATTGCAAAACGTGATGTTCCGATTCCGGAATCTAAGGAAGCGGACATAATGAGTAAAATAACCGCAAACATCCAACGCCTGGAAACCGAAATAGGTTTAGGTGAATATGTGGAGGTTTCAAGAAAATTATTAACGTTCATTCAATCTGTTGATTTAGGTGATGCAAAAAAATTCAAGAATTACATCGATGAGTTTATCAACTCAAAATTAAAAAATGGCTAA
- the trxA gene encoding thioredoxin encodes MALAITDATFEEVVLKSDKPVMVDFWAAWCGPCRMVGPIIDELSNEYAGKVVVGKVDVDANQEFAAKYGVRNIPTVLVFHNGEVVGKQVGVAPKQTYADSLDALL; translated from the coding sequence ATGGCTTTAGCAATAACAGATGCTACTTTTGAAGAAGTAGTTTTGAAATCAGATAAACCAGTTATGGTTGATTTTTGGGCAGCATGGTGTGGACCTTGTAGAATGGTTGGTCCAATCATTGATGAGTTAAGCAATGAATATGCTGGAAAAGTAGTAGTAGGAAAAGTAGATGTAGATGCAAACCAAGAATTTGCTGCAAAATACGGTGTACGTAATATTCCAACTGTTTTGGTTTTCCATAACGGAGAAGTAGTAGGTAAACAAGTAGGAGTTGCTCCGAAACAAACTTACGCAGATAGTTTAGACGCATTGTTGTAA